The following proteins are co-located in the Pyrobaculum calidifontis JCM 11548 genome:
- a CDS encoding dihydrodipicolinate synthase family protein — MKLEGVVAATVTPFSKDGVNFEALRALLAKVAADGYHLFPTSSTGEVTKLTVEERVKVMEVAKEVAGGSVYVVAGTGTGDHVSTIDIIRRYRDVGVDFVLITPPYYIQYDWAAIYAFYKKVLDKVDVPVILYTIPLAVGYNIPVEVFELVANEYSQVVAVKDSSGDFRYHLDLIHLLGKRLSILQGLDLLFVPSLVMGAHGGILAGPNFLGKLTLRQYQLVKEGKVAEAVELHNRLMPLWRFMGGCGLVGKLGGKWPTLYKVAAEMVHGIDMGPPREPLPPIDDKDRKELERLLRELGLVKP, encoded by the coding sequence ATGAAACTTGAGGGAGTTGTGGCGGCTACGGTTACCCCGTTTTCTAAAGATGGGGTAAACTTCGAGGCGCTGAGGGCGCTGTTGGCTAAAGTGGCTGCCGACGGCTACCACCTATTTCCCACCTCGTCGACGGGGGAGGTGACTAAGCTCACTGTGGAGGAGCGGGTCAAGGTGATGGAGGTGGCCAAGGAGGTGGCCGGGGGGAGTGTCTACGTGGTGGCTGGCACGGGGACGGGGGACCACGTCTCCACTATAGACATCATAAGGCGGTATAGAGACGTCGGCGTCGACTTCGTCCTCATAACCCCACCCTACTACATACAGTACGACTGGGCGGCCATCTACGCCTTCTACAAGAAGGTCCTCGACAAGGTGGACGTCCCCGTAATTCTCTACACAATCCCCCTCGCCGTGGGGTACAACATACCTGTGGAAGTGTTTGAGCTCGTGGCCAATGAGTACAGCCAAGTGGTGGCGGTGAAGGACTCCTCTGGCGACTTCCGCTACCACCTAGACTTAATCCACCTGCTTGGCAAAAGGCTGTCGATTCTCCAGGGGCTCGACTTGTTGTTTGTCCCCTCCCTCGTCATGGGGGCCCACGGCGGCATTTTGGCTGGGCCCAACTTCCTCGGCAAGCTCACGCTTAGGCAGTACCAGCTGGTGAAAGAGGGGAAGGTGGCCGAGGCGGTGGAGCTTCACAACAGGCTTATGCCGCTGTGGAGGTTCATGGGCGGGTGTGGGCTAGTGGGGAAGCTCGGCGGCAAGTGGCCCACGCTCTACAAGGTGGCGGCGGAGATGGTGCACGGCATCGACATGGGCCCCCCGCGGGAGCCCCTGCCCCCCATTGACGACAAGGATAGAAAAGAGCTGGAGCGCCTTTTGAGAGAGCTGGGGCTTGTAAAGCCTTAA
- a CDS encoding tRNA(Phe) 7-((3-amino-3-carboxypropyl)-4-demethylwyosine(37)-N(4))-methyltransferase: MPVVDAAAFEARKRAFVERLEREALQGRVDEDILPLLRLLNTHPRIYTTSSCSGRIMVAEAVRPSFSKGRGFRPVAKWHHPVPPDLVREVVSNVEYAWLMVRGAILHVAAADAKTAYKLVEIGRETGHKHSGIIAMNRAGIFVEILGEERLDIPIKRGSPIADIDAAMDLANKTLILAKLRLYWLAARLEAELFGVEAPTSEEIRRAIRRVAQCLG; the protein is encoded by the coding sequence ATGCCCGTAGTAGACGCGGCTGCTTTTGAGGCGAGGAAGAGGGCCTTTGTGGAAAGGCTCGAGAGAGAGGCTCTGCAGGGGAGAGTAGACGAGGACATCCTCCCCCTCCTCCGCCTCTTGAACACACACCCCCGCATCTACACCACCTCCTCGTGTAGCGGGAGGATTATGGTGGCGGAGGCGGTTAGGCCGAGCTTCAGCAAGGGGAGGGGGTTTAGGCCTGTGGCCAAGTGGCACCACCCAGTGCCGCCCGACCTGGTGAGAGAGGTGGTGTCCAACGTGGAATACGCCTGGCTAATGGTTAGGGGGGCCATCCTCCACGTGGCAGCCGCCGATGCGAAGACTGCCTACAAGCTCGTGGAGATTGGGCGAGAGACTGGCCACAAACACAGCGGTATCATAGCCATGAACAGGGCCGGCATATTCGTGGAGATACTGGGCGAGGAGCGGCTCGACATACCCATCAAACGTGGCTCCCCCATAGCGGACATAGACGCGGCAATGGACCTCGCCAATAAGACCCTCATATTGGCCAAGCTGAGGCTCTACTGGCTCGCGGCTAGGCTTGAGGCAGAGCTATTCGGCGTCGAGGCTCCCACAAGCGAGGAGATAAGAAGAGCGATTAGAAGGGTTGCCCAATGCCTCGGCTAG
- the surE gene encoding 5'/3'-nucleotidase SurE encodes MRILVTNDDGVYSPGLRLLYQFAEPLGEVDAVAPETPKSASGLGITLHKPLRMYEMDICGFKVVATSGTPSDTVYLALYGLGRKYDLVLSGINLGDNTSLQVVLSSGTLGAAFQAALLGIPAVAYSLYAESWDEVDGEALHVLRAVVQATARYVAERGMPQGVDVISVNFPQRPRRGVRAKLAKPAKLRYAQRVEARRDPRGAAYFWLYGEPLSPEPETDVYVVLKEGNVAVTPLALNLDALGDGQRARKEELEAFVDYVNANL; translated from the coding sequence GTGAGGATCTTGGTTACAAACGACGACGGGGTGTACAGCCCTGGGCTTAGGCTGTTGTACCAATTCGCCGAGCCCCTCGGCGAGGTGGACGCCGTAGCGCCCGAGACCCCCAAGTCTGCCAGTGGGCTGGGTATCACGCTCCACAAGCCGCTACGAATGTACGAGATGGACATATGCGGGTTTAAGGTCGTCGCCACTTCGGGGACTCCCTCTGACACAGTCTACCTCGCCCTCTACGGGCTTGGCAGGAAGTACGACCTAGTCCTCTCGGGGATAAACCTTGGCGACAACACCTCGCTACAGGTGGTCCTCTCCTCCGGCACCCTCGGCGCCGCCTTTCAGGCGGCCCTCCTGGGGATACCGGCCGTGGCCTACTCGCTCTACGCAGAGAGCTGGGACGAGGTCGACGGAGAGGCGTTGCACGTCTTAAGAGCCGTGGTGCAGGCCACCGCGAGGTATGTGGCAGAGCGGGGCATGCCGCAGGGCGTCGACGTGATAAGCGTCAACTTCCCCCAGAGGCCGAGGCGCGGCGTGAGGGCGAAGTTGGCCAAGCCGGCGAAGCTTAGATACGCGCAGAGGGTAGAGGCTAGGAGAGACCCCCGGGGCGCGGCCTACTTCTGGCTCTACGGCGAGCCCCTCTCCCCCGAGCCTGAGACAGACGTGTACGTGGTGTTAAAAGAGGGTAACGTGGCCGTAACCCCCTTGGCGCTCAACCTCGACGCGCTGGGCGACGGCCAGAGGGCCAGGAAAGAGGAACTAGAGGCATTCGTTGACTACGTAAACGCCAACCTATGA
- the rpsJ gene encoding 30S ribosomal protein S10: MSLASRRKVRIRLYGTNPADLDQVAREIVDLAKKMGVAVRGPIPLPTKRLMVTVRRAPSGQGYHTFDHWELRISKRLIDIEASERVLRRLMTIRVPDTVKIELQLI; encoded by the coding sequence GTGTCGCTTGCATCAAGGAGAAAGGTAAGGATAAGGCTGTATGGAACAAACCCAGCTGACTTAGACCAAGTGGCCAGGGAGATAGTGGATCTTGCAAAGAAGATGGGCGTCGCAGTTAGGGGGCCAATTCCGCTTCCCACAAAGCGGCTAATGGTTACCGTGAGGAGGGCGCCCTCAGGGCAAGGCTACCACACTTTTGATCATTGGGAACTGCGTATTTCAAAGCGCCTCATTGACATAGAGGCCTCGGAGCGCGTGCTCAGGCGCCTAATGACCATCAGAGTGCCGGACACCGTCAAAATCGAGCTTCAGCTAATTTAG
- the prf1 gene encoding peptide chain release factor aRF-1 produces MAFARPPNGVYHLKTPVELRAFINVLKKFRGYATTLITLYINSERPMPDVLNLLRSEWSTASNIKDKTTRTHVQDTLERIINNLKGEAKAPENGMAVFAGFHMISQGNYEWVYYVVVPPQPINTFKYICDTVFHTELLEDQLHSGVVYGVIVIERGEAVIALLKNSRWEVVKTVEFFVPGKHHAGGQSANRFKRQTEHLAETFYKLVAEEANRVFLQIPTLKGIIVAGPGPTKEDFLEEGGLDYRLKDKVLAVVPACCANEYGVMEAIKNAQEQLKESEYVKAKETMERVMFYAVKKSDYIVYGKEKVMKALETGLAEVVIVAEELGEDVVLEVIMKAEEKGVKVEVVPKGVEESATLVKAFGGFVALLNAPSWLLEQQQTAQA; encoded by the coding sequence ATGGCTTTTGCTCGACCGCCGAACGGCGTGTACCACTTGAAGACGCCGGTGGAGCTGAGGGCGTTTATCAACGTGTTGAAGAAGTTTAGGGGCTACGCCACGACTTTGATCACTCTATATATCAACTCGGAGCGGCCTATGCCAGACGTGTTGAACTTATTGAGGTCTGAGTGGTCCACGGCCTCAAACATCAAGGACAAAACCACGCGTACACACGTGCAAGACACCTTGGAGCGCATTATCAATAACCTGAAGGGCGAGGCTAAGGCCCCCGAGAACGGGATGGCTGTCTTCGCCGGGTTCCACATGATTAGCCAGGGGAACTACGAGTGGGTTTACTACGTCGTCGTGCCGCCTCAGCCGATAAACACGTTCAAGTACATCTGCGACACGGTCTTCCACACGGAGCTTCTGGAGGACCAGCTCCACTCCGGGGTGGTATACGGAGTGATCGTAATTGAGCGGGGTGAGGCCGTGATTGCGCTGTTGAAGAACAGCAGATGGGAGGTGGTTAAGACCGTGGAGTTTTTTGTGCCAGGGAAGCACCACGCCGGCGGCCAGTCCGCGAACCGCTTCAAGCGGCAGACTGAGCACTTGGCCGAGACGTTTTACAAGCTGGTGGCTGAGGAGGCAAACCGCGTCTTTCTCCAAATCCCCACGCTGAAGGGCATAATAGTCGCAGGTCCGGGCCCAACCAAGGAAGACTTCCTCGAGGAGGGGGGCCTCGACTACAGGCTAAAGGACAAGGTGTTGGCCGTCGTACCTGCCTGTTGCGCCAATGAGTACGGGGTCATGGAGGCCATTAAGAACGCCCAGGAGCAGTTGAAGGAGAGCGAGTATGTCAAGGCAAAGGAGACCATGGAGCGCGTCATGTTCTACGCGGTGAAGAAGAGCGACTACATTGTGTACGGCAAGGAGAAGGTGATGAAGGCCCTCGAGACAGGCCTCGCGGAGGTGGTCATCGTGGCCGAGGAGCTGGGAGAGGACGTGGTGCTGGAGGTGATTATGAAGGCAGAGGAGAAGGGGGTCAAGGTAGAGGTGGTGCCCAAGGGCGTGGAGGAGAGCGCCACCTTGGTCAAAGCCTTCGGCGGCTTCGTGGCTCTGTTAAACGCCCCATCTTGGTTGCTCGAACAACAACAGACAGCACAGGCCTAA
- a CDS encoding AAA family ATPase has product MIKRLEVVNFKAHARAVFKFGEGVNFVYGPNGSGKTSLMEAVAVALFGSQWVRKVGGKWADFLRRGSPHGEVKLTLVVGGREVVVERRFGESGGLGAYLSVDGSVEARGDTEVTDYVKSRLGLSVDEFRNLLYIRQGELRRILQEPEYIDRVLKLDEFDKVDEVVKDIFNEFRARRERVGGRAEELERRVKDAERRIEELKARLAEAEARVKELEPLAARFRDAERRYFEARERAAALAKEREALEKRLADLARAVAEVERDLEEVERGLAEVEQAKAELASLPQVGDVEKEYYELRQAVAVAEKVPEEVRTYDPRVLEELRRRYEELTKRQAELKSRLELLRDALRLAQRAEGGRCPVCGSPLTREAVQRHELEVAGLEAEVQRLAKALEQVRTEMKRAEELEKAYHLYKPYLSLDLREARRRLGELEAQYRLKREVEARRSYLAAVMAKEEALVKRLEELRRRREELGREAVEASARLAEVEEALPKAAAEAEEAEKAYRELRAAYVEYLKAHSRAEELRRELEKAERELAGAAAELEKARAELEKLDKALAAAKNIRAVLGEVKPLARQILLKAINEELNAVFLRLRHKEAFKSVQLVEAGGRYAVRIHTPNGHIEHSLLSLGEQNLLALSLRVALARALIGTAPFMMLDEPTEHLDEEHRRRIVELVRDLTSVVPTVIVTSHLGEFEEVADVVIQL; this is encoded by the coding sequence ATGATTAAGAGGCTTGAGGTAGTAAACTTCAAGGCCCACGCGAGGGCCGTCTTTAAGTTCGGCGAGGGGGTAAACTTCGTCTATGGGCCCAACGGCTCTGGGAAGACGTCCCTCATGGAGGCCGTGGCGGTGGCGCTCTTCGGCTCCCAGTGGGTGAGGAAGGTGGGCGGGAAGTGGGCAGACTTCTTGCGGAGAGGCTCTCCGCACGGCGAGGTGAAGCTGACGCTTGTAGTAGGGGGGCGGGAGGTGGTGGTGGAGAGGAGGTTCGGCGAGTCCGGCGGCTTGGGGGCCTACCTCTCCGTCGACGGCTCCGTGGAGGCGAGGGGGGACACAGAGGTCACAGACTACGTCAAATCCAGGCTCGGCCTCAGCGTAGACGAGTTTAGAAATCTGTTGTACATACGGCAGGGGGAGCTCAGGAGGATTTTACAAGAGCCCGAGTACATCGACAGGGTGTTGAAGCTGGACGAGTTTGACAAAGTGGACGAGGTGGTTAAGGACATCTTCAACGAGTTTAGGGCCAGGAGGGAGAGGGTCGGCGGCAGGGCGGAGGAGCTGGAGAGGAGGGTGAAAGACGCCGAGAGGCGGATAGAGGAGCTTAAGGCCCGCCTCGCGGAGGCTGAGGCTAGGGTAAAGGAGCTGGAGCCCCTCGCCGCGAGGTTTAGAGATGCCGAGAGGAGGTACTTCGAGGCCAGGGAGAGGGCGGCGGCGTTGGCCAAGGAGAGGGAGGCCTTGGAGAAGAGGCTCGCCGACTTGGCCCGCGCCGTGGCTGAGGTGGAGCGGGACTTAGAAGAGGTGGAGAGGGGGCTTGCGGAGGTGGAGCAAGCAAAGGCTGAGTTGGCGTCTCTGCCGCAGGTGGGTGACGTGGAGAAGGAGTACTACGAGCTGAGGCAGGCTGTGGCCGTGGCCGAGAAAGTGCCAGAGGAGGTGAGGACGTACGACCCCCGCGTCTTGGAGGAGCTGAGGCGGAGGTACGAGGAGTTGACGAAGAGGCAGGCGGAGCTCAAGTCTAGGCTTGAACTTCTGCGAGACGCCCTGAGGCTGGCACAGAGGGCCGAGGGGGGTAGGTGCCCCGTGTGCGGCTCGCCTCTCACTAGGGAGGCCGTCCAGCGGCACGAGCTAGAGGTGGCGGGGCTCGAGGCCGAGGTGCAGAGGCTGGCCAAGGCCCTTGAGCAAGTGAGAACAGAGATGAAGAGGGCCGAGGAGCTGGAGAAGGCGTACCACTTGTACAAGCCGTACCTATCCCTCGACCTCCGGGAGGCCAGAAGGAGGCTGGGGGAGCTAGAGGCGCAGTACCGGCTAAAGAGGGAGGTGGAGGCTAGGCGTAGCTACCTCGCCGCCGTGATGGCCAAGGAGGAGGCGCTCGTAAAAAGGCTCGAGGAACTGAGGCGGAGGAGAGAGGAGCTGGGGCGGGAGGCCGTGGAGGCGAGCGCGAGGCTGGCCGAGGTAGAGGAGGCCTTGCCCAAGGCCGCCGCCGAGGCGGAGGAGGCAGAGAAGGCGTACAGAGAGCTGAGAGCCGCATACGTGGAGTACCTCAAGGCGCATTCAAGGGCAGAGGAGCTGAGGAGGGAGCTGGAAAAGGCCGAGAGAGAGCTCGCAGGCGCCGCGGCTGAGTTAGAAAAGGCGAGGGCAGAGCTGGAGAAGTTGGACAAGGCCCTCGCCGCGGCCAAGAACATAAGGGCGGTCCTGGGGGAGGTGAAGCCCCTTGCCAGGCAGATACTTCTCAAGGCCATAAACGAGGAGCTCAACGCAGTGTTCCTAAGGCTTAGGCACAAGGAGGCCTTTAAGTCTGTCCAACTGGTCGAGGCGGGGGGCCGCTACGCCGTGCGTATACATACGCCTAACGGGCACATAGAGCACTCCCTCCTCTCCCTCGGCGAGCAGAACCTGCTGGCCCTATCGCTGAGGGTGGCCCTCGCCAGGGCGTTGATAGGCACGGCGCCCTTCATGATGCTCGACGAGCCCACGGAGCACCTCGACGAAGAGCACAGGAGGAGAATCGTGGAACTCGTCAGAGACCTAACATCAGTCGTGCCGACCGTGATAGTTACCTCGCACTTAGGGGAGTTCGAGGAGGTCGCCGACGTGGTGATACAGCTCTAG
- a CDS encoding DNA repair exonuclease: MKVLHISDAHLGRAQYHLPEREEDYFEAFREAIRLGKSADAVLVTGDLFDLKRPSTKTLVKFVEVVEQVEVPILLIGGNHDFSYTRFRAEAGRCVAPKECLYDTALRLIDKLGLARLLCWEAADLGGVTVFGACATPREYAQEYRQLLQRAPPRSILAIHQAIEGVKARYPVEEDDFSMPPAVFQGLSFLHIAAGHVHDHLASHPVGALWAGSLELWDAGEFETWDYGGSFEKTQDAAAKGAVLIDAAGRAVTTRPLPIRPRRPMYRVRLYFRDSKELEAAVEEAVKMFDRPGAVVRLELYGEAEARPRQIAARFSKALHVDVVDRTSRGIQRAVAPRGAAFEEIWRLMRERLGPHAEAVLRAMELVREGEREAAYRLLLKAIYD, from the coding sequence ATGAAGGTATTGCACATCTCAGACGCCCACCTCGGCCGGGCTCAGTACCACCTGCCTGAGAGAGAGGAGGACTACTTCGAGGCGTTCAGAGAGGCAATCCGCCTGGGCAAGTCCGCAGACGCCGTCCTCGTCACGGGGGACCTCTTTGACCTAAAACGGCCCTCCACCAAGACCCTTGTAAAATTTGTAGAAGTGGTGGAGCAGGTGGAAGTCCCCATTTTGCTCATAGGGGGCAACCACGACTTCTCCTACACGCGGTTTAGGGCTGAGGCTGGGCGTTGCGTTGCGCCTAAGGAGTGCCTCTACGACACCGCGCTTAGGCTTATAGACAAGCTGGGCTTGGCGAGGCTGCTTTGCTGGGAGGCGGCCGACTTGGGCGGGGTTACGGTCTTTGGGGCATGCGCCACGCCGAGGGAGTACGCCCAGGAGTATCGACAGCTTCTGCAGAGGGCCCCTCCTCGCTCCATCCTAGCCATACACCAGGCGATAGAGGGGGTGAAGGCGCGGTACCCAGTGGAGGAGGACGACTTCTCCATGCCCCCCGCGGTCTTCCAGGGCCTCTCCTTCTTACACATAGCCGCCGGCCACGTCCACGACCACTTGGCCAGCCACCCAGTGGGAGCCCTCTGGGCCGGCTCTCTTGAGCTTTGGGACGCTGGGGAGTTTGAGACTTGGGACTACGGAGGGAGTTTTGAGAAGACGCAAGACGCCGCGGCTAAGGGCGCCGTGTTGATAGACGCCGCTGGCAGAGCTGTTACAACAAGGCCGTTGCCCATTAGGCCGAGGCGGCCCATGTACCGGGTTAGGCTCTACTTCCGCGACTCCAAGGAGCTGGAGGCGGCCGTGGAAGAGGCCGTAAAGATGTTCGACAGACCCGGTGCAGTGGTCCGGCTTGAGCTTTACGGCGAGGCGGAGGCGCGGCCCCGGCAGATAGCGGCCCGTTTTTCAAAGGCGCTCCACGTAGATGTGGTAGACAGAACGTCGAGGGGGATCCAGAGGGCGGTGGCCCCCAGGGGGGCTGCCTTTGAGGAGATCTGGCGCCTCATGCGCGAGAGGCTGGGGCCCCACGCAGAGGCCGTGCTAAGGGCCATGGAGCTTGTGCGAGAGGGGGAGCGCGAGGCGGCGTATAGGCTGTTGCTAAAGGCCATCTATGATTAA
- a CDS encoding helicase HerA domain-containing protein — translation MKIGYVVAAATPFEYLATLDPERPVSLYDYVVVDHVEVEGGELANVRLLGQIIRLYRDPYSAKRDLPLYSVISEVSNNILEVHLAKVKVLGYLSGGELRQPKQPPRIGAAVYLADDEEIAELFRVKSGLCVGRLATRDVEICLDLEGVKRHIAVIAATGSGKTWFSVVLIEELLKKGAKIVVIDPHGEYVPIRDSIYKLGPFSARVVKVSKHHQGDLMYKIGVLDSEPDALANAAGVPPGAKKIRYAIYLAWAYARRVRKELGKAVGLAFMQKVLYTALRGEAALNKLFQQLKLSGDFPTEDLKMLAKRDRHAIFSALTYLKKLKRLGVFAPRSTPLSKILADITIVNLAGVNEEVQDYVVSHLVNRIFQARVRQVRELKGVKIPWPVVLVVEEAHRFAPPKALRKTKSYEAISRVASEGRKFGVYLVVITQRPSKVDPDVVSQCQSQVIMRIVNPKDQEAVRESSELLAQDMLENLPGLDVGEAVVLGPVAKLPVVIKVRDRVLEYGGADIELSTAWRVDKTADVVQMWRRLYKSPPPPSVAVAAAAMRVLAKRRVGDRVEVEVSDGDKRAVVTFEDGVPVCSLCGRAGCPHVYKALEEAVEVL, via the coding sequence ATGAAGATTGGCTACGTGGTGGCGGCGGCGACCCCCTTTGAGTACTTGGCGACGCTTGACCCCGAGAGGCCGGTCAGCCTATACGACTACGTGGTGGTAGACCACGTGGAGGTTGAGGGCGGGGAGTTGGCCAACGTGCGTCTGCTGGGCCAGATAATAAGGCTCTACCGCGACCCCTACTCTGCCAAGAGGGATCTGCCTCTCTACAGCGTGATAAGCGAGGTGTCTAACAACATACTCGAGGTGCACCTCGCTAAGGTGAAAGTCCTCGGCTACCTCAGCGGGGGAGAGCTGAGGCAGCCCAAACAGCCGCCCCGCATCGGCGCCGCCGTGTATTTGGCAGACGACGAAGAAATCGCAGAGCTGTTTAGAGTGAAAAGCGGGCTGTGCGTGGGGAGGCTCGCGACGAGGGATGTGGAAATCTGCCTAGACCTAGAGGGCGTCAAGCGCCACATAGCCGTCATCGCCGCCACGGGGTCTGGAAAGACGTGGTTCTCCGTGGTCTTAATAGAGGAGTTGTTGAAAAAGGGGGCCAAGATAGTCGTGATTGACCCCCACGGCGAGTACGTCCCCATTAGAGACTCCATATACAAGCTGGGCCCCTTTTCCGCTAGGGTAGTGAAGGTGTCTAAACACCACCAAGGCGACTTGATGTACAAGATCGGGGTCCTCGACAGTGAGCCAGACGCCTTGGCCAACGCCGCGGGGGTGCCGCCAGGCGCGAAGAAGATTAGATACGCCATATACCTCGCCTGGGCCTACGCCAGGAGAGTGCGGAAGGAGTTGGGCAAGGCCGTGGGGCTGGCCTTTATGCAGAAGGTCCTCTACACGGCGCTGAGGGGAGAGGCGGCGTTGAACAAGCTCTTTCAACAGCTCAAGCTCAGCGGCGACTTCCCAACGGAGGACTTGAAGATGTTGGCCAAGCGGGATAGACACGCCATCTTCAGCGCCTTGACCTACCTCAAGAAGCTGAAGAGGCTCGGCGTCTTTGCCCCCCGCTCCACGCCACTGTCTAAAATACTTGCAGACATAACCATCGTCAACTTGGCCGGCGTCAACGAGGAGGTGCAAGACTACGTGGTCTCGCACCTCGTCAATAGGATTTTCCAGGCCCGGGTTAGACAAGTGAGAGAGCTGAAGGGCGTTAAAATACCCTGGCCAGTGGTCTTGGTGGTAGAAGAGGCGCACCGCTTCGCCCCGCCCAAGGCCCTTAGGAAGACCAAGTCCTACGAGGCCATTTCCCGTGTGGCGTCAGAGGGGCGGAAGTTCGGCGTCTACCTCGTGGTGATAACCCAGAGGCCGAGCAAGGTCGACCCAGACGTGGTGAGCCAGTGCCAGAGCCAAGTCATAATGCGCATTGTAAACCCCAAAGACCAAGAGGCCGTGCGGGAGAGCAGCGAGTTGTTAGCCCAGGACATGTTGGAAAACCTCCCAGGCCTAGACGTGGGGGAGGCCGTGGTGCTGGGCCCCGTGGCCAAGCTCCCCGTCGTAATAAAGGTGAGAGACCGGGTGTTGGAGTACGGCGGCGCCGACATCGAGTTATCCACGGCGTGGAGAGTGGACAAGACAGCCGACGTTGTCCAAATGTGGCGCCGGCTGTACAAATCGCCGCCGCCCCCAAGCGTGGCCGTAGCAGCGGCGGCTATGAGAGTCTTGGCCAAGAGGAGGGTGGGAGACAGGGTGGAGGTGGAGGTGTCGGACGGCGACAAGAGGGCCGTGGTGACGTTTGAAGACGGCGTCCCCGTGTGTAGCCTCTGCGGCCGCGCGGGGTGTCCCCACGTGTACAAGGCTCTCGAAGAGGCGGTGGAAGTGTTATGA
- a CDS encoding DNA double-strand break repair nuclease NurA, with protein sequence MDQFFDLFVVEARRKLAEYVGRRPQYDYPVEALGDRILHKRIDGGTVADLRVAGVDGGVGVVRLSNGHQVIIARAAAVGPDFIEREVKVDVAVVDSPSLAWAYLTIVESLVAIKALERRGVDVLLMDGSLYAKAMRLVHNLILTREFQNLYYVPEFVAALYALSRLIHRARELGARLVFVSKDHSFKLLKEHAVFEKLSERSREYVFQKGLSWYSVLWIRRFRKELVELYKRARRYDYEGARLLALLIAQSVTDSDLLARVLPPGHYTVPMLVGGCDAYINYKGLATVDKLVKAAEERLQDSLIFRLRESFDSDVVGRVKEALDALPKVYFFYVRLGRDDQPLLVDMPADGTRMFDGAAVKAFYPAAAVDDVAALLAQQYRDPVHYNTWLWYAHSIASMRAGQLSEYAVYIKSFAENVATARRVKLAWGI encoded by the coding sequence GTGGATCAGTTCTTCGACCTCTTCGTCGTTGAGGCTAGGCGGAAGCTCGCCGAATATGTAGGCCGCCGCCCTCAGTACGACTACCCAGTGGAGGCGCTGGGGGATAGAATTCTACACAAGCGCATAGATGGGGGGACTGTGGCCGATTTACGCGTGGCCGGGGTCGACGGGGGCGTCGGCGTCGTGAGGCTCTCCAATGGGCACCAGGTCATTATCGCCCGCGCAGCCGCCGTGGGGCCCGACTTTATTGAGAGAGAGGTGAAGGTTGACGTGGCCGTCGTCGACTCGCCGTCGTTGGCCTGGGCCTATTTGACAATAGTGGAGTCCCTCGTGGCCATCAAGGCGCTTGAGAGACGGGGAGTAGACGTGCTGCTCATGGACGGCTCCCTCTACGCCAAGGCCATGCGGCTTGTCCACAACCTGATACTCACCAGGGAGTTTCAAAACTTGTACTACGTGCCGGAGTTCGTCGCGGCGTTGTACGCTCTCTCTAGACTTATTCACAGGGCCAGGGAGCTCGGGGCCAGGCTGGTCTTTGTCTCAAAGGATCACAGCTTTAAGCTGTTGAAGGAGCATGCGGTGTTTGAGAAGTTGAGCGAGCGGAGTAGGGAGTACGTCTTTCAAAAAGGGCTCTCCTGGTACTCGGTCTTGTGGATTAGGAGGTTTAGAAAGGAGCTGGTTGAGCTTTATAAGAGGGCTAGGCGGTACGACTATGAGGGGGCGAGGCTCCTGGCGCTGTTAATTGCGCAGTCGGTCACAGACTCAGACCTCTTGGCCAGAGTCCTCCCGCCCGGCCACTACACTGTGCCCATGTTGGTGGGGGGCTGCGACGCCTATATCAACTACAAAGGCTTGGCCACTGTGGACAAGCTGGTGAAGGCCGCCGAGGAGCGGCTTCAAGACTCGCTAATCTTTAGGCTTAGAGAGAGCTTCGACAGCGACGTGGTGGGGAGGGTCAAGGAGGCGCTCGACGCGTTGCCCAAGGTCTACTTCTTCTACGTGAGGCTGGGCCGCGATGATCAGCCCCTCCTCGTGGACATGCCGGCGGATGGGACGCGCATGTTCGACGGCGCGGCTGTCAAGGCCTTCTACCCCGCCGCGGCTGTAGACGACGTCGCGGCGCTTTTGGCGCAGCAGTACCGGGACCCCGTGCACTACAACACGTGGCTTTGGTATGCACACTCCATTGCGTCAATGAGGGCTGGCCAGCTCTCGGAGTACGCCGTGTATATCAAGAGTTTTGCGGAAAACGTGGCGACGGCTAGGAGGGTGAAGCTGGCCTGGGGGATATGA